The genomic window gtgggaaacttctagggcacctacacTCATCCTAGGAACccgtgggatctcaaaaactaccaacaGAAGTGTGGGGAAACTCTTCATGAGTATATCCGGcacttctcccgacagtgcaacgagctgcccgacatcgccgacgccgatgttataggagccttcctgtctaggaccacctatgagtccctggttcataagctaggacataagggcccacaaaccaccaaggagctcctcaataTTGCCACTAGCTATGCCttgggcgaggaggtggtcggagcaatTTTCGACCGtcctaagggcaaggcaaagcgggatgaggacaccggtgaaggcacctccaaccacccaacaagaagaagaacaagcagcgatgcaagggctcgctcgtggccaccgctGACTGCAAGGGGGGATGAAAGCCCTCTAAGGGTACCCTATActactttgagaagctactcgaagggccatgccagaaccatgccttccctatcaagcacctatacaaggactatgccctcatgaagcggttcctaTCCAATGGCTCcgataagggggagcataggaaggagcctaaGCCAGTGGTAGAAgacgccgaggggaaggatggtggctttcctacactggatggctacctcatgatctttgggggtcAACGACCTACAACTCCAAGCGCCACCAAAAAGCTTGCACGCCACGAGGTCTATGCAGCTGAGTCAGCCATGCCTTCCTTCCTCTGATGATCGGAGGCcgccatcacctttgatcggaccgaccacccaaaAAGCATCCCATAGCTAGGGAGATACCCGCTCTTGGTCGACCCAATCGTTGACACGAAgcgactcaccaaggtgctgatggatggagatagcggcctcaacatcatgtatgctgagacgctcaatgccatgggcatcgaccgatcatgCAACCGGCCAATcagggcacctttccatggcatcatgcctagaaagcaagctgcgccactcgggcagatcgatctgcctgtcaCCTTCAAGAATCCAACCAAttacaggatggagacccttaccttcaaggtggtctgGTTCCACaagacctaccatgccatcctaggatattcatgctatgcgaagttcatggttgtccccaactacacctatctgaagttgaagatgtcgTGTctgtgtggggtcatcaccatcgacacctccttctagcgcctacgagtgcgaggtcgagtgctacaaACATGCCGCGACGATTgttgcctccaaagagctcgTGGCCATTAGGGAGGACATAATCAAAGAAGCACCTAACCCCAAGCGGTTGGCCAGGTCTATCAAGCTTgtggagggcaccaaggaggtcgtCGTAGACCCTAGCAGCTCTGAGGGCAAAGTGGTTCGTATCAGCACCATGCTtttctccaaataggaaagcgcgctcgttgacttcctctacgccaacagagacatctttgcgtgaagaccctcggacatgctaggcattctgagagaagtcaccgagcacaccttgaagattaggctaggctccaagctagtCAAGCAGCGCCTGTGTCACTTCGAataggagaaacgtagggccatcggtgaggagattgcaaagcttttggAGGCTAGATTCATGAAGGAAGTGcatcaccctgagtggttagccaatcccattcttataagaaaaagagtgggaaatggagaatgtgtgttgattacatgaGTCTCAataaagtgtgtccaaaggatccatttcctttgccacgcatagaccaagtagtcgactcgacctcagggtgtgaaacactttgcttccttgatgcatactccggataccatcaaatcacaatgaaagagtttgaccagctcatgacgtctttcatcaccccatctggatcgttctgctatgtcacaatgccgttCAGTATGAAAAACACGGGGGCTACAtatcagcgttgtatgctcaagtgttttggggacctcatcgggtgaaccattgaggcctacgtagacgatatcgtggtcaagtccaaacgggctgaccagctgatagccgacctagagcagaccttcatgaaactctgaccaaacgacatcaaactcaaccccaagaAATGCGTCTTCGGGGTCCTGAGGGGTATGttgctgggttttatcatcttcgAGCGtgacatcaaagccaacccagagaagatctcagccatcacgaggatgggcccgattcagaacataaagggggtacaacattttctagggtgcctcgccacgctcagccattttatctcatgcctcggcaaacgaggtctccccctctatcggcttctgaagaaagctgaccatttcgaatggatgcttgaggcctaggaggcacttgacaaggtcaagtagctcctgacaaaggccccgATCTTGGTCCCCCTGACCAACGGGGAACCACTCCACCTCTACATCgcagccaccatgcaagtggtcagcgtcgcCTTGGTGGTAGACCGGGAAGaggagggacacaccctcaaagtacagcaTTCCATGTACTTTGTTActgaggtcttgtccgattccaacACTCGCTatccccaaatccagaaactcctgtacaccatccttatcgccaagaggaagttacgtcattacttcgagtcacatccggtgacgatcatgacgtccttccccctcggcgaggttgtccaaaactaggatgccataaaAAGGAttgcgaagtgggcactcgagttgatgggtcagggtatttcatatgcccctcggacgaCCATCAACTCCCAAATCCTGGCTAACTTCATggcagaatggaccgagatccaaatgccgctAGCGGCCGTCGACctggagtactggacgatgtactctgatgggtcactgatgaagaagggggcCAGCATGGGGCttgtctttgtttcaccccttggAGTGCACATGAAGTACATGGTCCACATCCACTTCcctgcctccaacaacgtggccgaatatgaggcactcattaaTGGCCTACACATCACTGTTGAGCTAGGCATCCGATGGCTCGATGTctagggcgactcccagctggtcatcgaccaggtcatgaaggagtcaagctgcctcAATGCCAAGATGGTTGTGTATTGCCAAGAGGTTCGCCAGCTGGAGGATAAGTTTGAcagtcttgagctcaatcacattctGAGGCGGCTCAACAAAGCAGCCGACgcgctggcaaagatggcattcGACCGAGAGCCGATGCCGGAGGGCATTTTTGCCAGCGActagtacaagccctcggtccaccATGAGAAGCCAAAACAAATTGGTGACAGGCCACCGACCCCGGGCTCGAGGGCTAACCAACCCTCAGCTCCCCCTGacctcgaggtcatggagcttgacacaGACCCAGtggcagagcctgaccctcttgCTGATTGGAGGACGCCTTATCTCGATTATCTCCTCCGTGAGGTGCTaccgatggacaaaatggaggctcagcGGCTCACGCGTCGAGCCAAGTCCTTCGTCGTTAttgaaggggagctctacaagtgaagccacaccATGATCCTATAGCGTTGCATCCTCATCGAATAAGGGAAACGGTTGCTAAGAGATATCCATTGTGGGGTCTATaggcaccatgccgcacctagaaccCTAATCAGAAATgcgttccgacagggcttctataggccgaccatagtagccgacgctgaacatattgtgtgcacctacgaagggtgtcaacaCTATACTCAGCAGACCCATCtgtcggcccaagcactccaagcGATCCCCATCACGTTGACATTCATAGTCTGGGGGCTCGatatggtcggacctctcaagagagcaccgggggctatacgcacttgcttgtcgccatagacaagtttactaatagaggctcggccgatctccatgatcaagtctgagcaagccgtgctattcttccttgacatcgtccatcgctttggaatcCCAAACTCTATTATCGCGGACAACGGCATGCAATTCACTGGGAAAAGTTTCTCCaattctgtgatgaataccacatccgcgtcgattaggccgccatggcgcacccccgcatgaacgggcaggtcgagcgcgcgaatggcatggtcctacaaggcctcaagcctaggatcttcaaccggttgaacaagtttggtgaacAATAGGTCACGGAGCTCcccacggtgctctagagcctgaggatgacccccagccaggccattggctacacacccttcttcatggtctacggttccgaggctatcctcccaaccgaccttgactatggagcgctgagggtcagggcgtacaatAAGCACGGAGCCGAGgagtccctcgaggatgccatggatcagctcgatGAGGCACacgacgttgccctcctctgcttggctaagtaccagcaggcgttgcgtcggtaccacagccatcggctgtggggtcgggccttcaacgttggggacttggtactccgcctcgtccagagcaacaaaaacCGTCATAAACTCTCTCCGTCGTGGGAGGGGCAATATGTCGTTGCAGAAGTATTCTGACCCGGAGCCTACAAGCTCACGACCATCGACGACAAGGTCTTCGTCAACGCATGGAACATCGAGCAGTTACGTCGCTTTTACTCTTAGCATATGCATGTACCCATGAAAACTAAGAACGGTGTTTTTGAAATACAAAAATGCTTTTTTTCGCTATCTCATCCTTGAtccttagtgacacctgaccccagcaacggcacggGGCCGGGCCTCACTCGAGAgctgataagagtatatctattcagaaacaatcgctgtgcccgaccccttctcatgttaagatctaaaaGCGAGAGCTGTGGAAATGAATGCTGAGTAAAGTTGGTCGGACTACAAAGAACCTACGCTCCAGTGGCTACGGCGTTCTTGCTCACATCgccaacagtgtcgggcgtgccggcgctgtgctgcctaatccccgtACGACTTCTGACAGGAGTACCTATTGACCACGCCACCCGTCGGAACAGAGTGGAGCGTCGCGGCTGGCCGACGACGCCTGCGTATGGCGCCAGTGACAAATAGGGCCGTGACGCGGAGCTGTCCCCATCATCATCTACAcaatcggcgggacccgcataaaggagatgaaggacgccgcgaccctggaggccttcttctccctcgcttttctccttttctctctctttctctctctgtaacctgcgccttccccttcacctataaaagggaaagcatgaCGCCCCGTGGGAGACACCAGCACACGTCTGAACGAGCTCAGCAAGACTTAACTCCGTTCGATttttttcaccagagacttgggaccttctctcTCTATGGCCCGTTTGTAACCcttactacaaactagtgccagtaacacgagtagcagcagactggacgtaggaacatttcgcccgaaccaatataaattcTTATGTCCTCCAAACACACCATCCGTACCAGACGCGTCGATACAAATTTATTAGCCGgtgatccgaaacaccgacaccagcGCCTGCCACGTCAGCCTGTCAGGGCCCGTGCCCCTACCACGTCATCGCCtttgccgcgccgccatgcatggcacaACAACGTTGTTTGGCCACACCatagcaataggcgcggccaaaaatattagatttgaaaataaaaaaacagtgtcaattttaaaaatagtttaataAAAGTATTAAAAAAATTCGCCGGCCAAAGTAATGTCGAGGCTTCCCTCGGTCCCCTGCTGTGCTGATGAGCCTCCACCAGCGACAGCGAACCGCAGAATTTACCTACCGGCCTTCGTCGTGTTTCACGTGCACGCGCCACGCGGCCGTGCTTTGCTGCTCCTGCCAGTTCAGTTCAGCAATGCCAATAGCACAGGCGCGAGTGCCACTGTGCGAGCCTCATGGGCCGAATCCCGATCTACCAGATCCAAACTCGAacaaggcctggtttagattgcaatTTTTTGCAATTTAGATACTGTAGCACATTTCATttatatttgacaaactttgttcgatcatggactaactaggctcaaaagattcgtctcgtaatttacaaccaaactatataattaattattttttttacttatatttaatgctctatataTGCGTCCAAAAATTAATATAATGGAGAAAGCGAAAAAActtgaatttggaggtgatctaaaggCCCAAGTGCAAGCACCGAAGCCGTGGAATATGCTGCCTTCGGATTCCTCCTCCCCCAATCAAAATTGTCACTGTCCTATCATGTGGGGTCGTCCCGGGCCGACCCCCATATAGTTCCCCACCAGGCCGCCCACAGATTGACAGCGTCGTCCATTCAGATCGAAGCAGCCAAAGCGGATTCCGCGCTCCGGGGGCGCCATGAAGCTGAAGCTCCTCTCTCCGTGCCTTCTCCTCGCCTTCTTTGCCGCCGCGGTAAGCTCATCGGCCATCCGCTGGTACTGCGCTCGCTCGCGCGCATCCATCTACAATCGTCTCATGATTCGACACATACATACACTCAACAGGCGTACGCGGCGCCGGCGTCGCGCGCGGTGGCGGCCGCCGTCACgaccgcgggcgcgggcgcgctgCAGTCGGCGTCGTCGGACCCGAAGAACCAGTGCGTGTACACGGTGTACGTGCGGACGGGGTCCATCTGGAAGGGCGGCACGGACTCGACGATCGGCGTCACGCTGCTGGGCGCGGACGGCACGGGGATCCGGATCCGGGACCTGGCGGCGTGGGGCGGGCTCATGGGCGCCGGCCACGATTACTACGAGCGCGGCAACCTGGACATCTTCAGCGGCCGGGGGCCCTGCATGAGCCAGGCGCCCTGCGCCATGAACCTCACCTCCGACGGCTCCGGCGCGCACCACGGATGGTACTGCAACTACCTCGAGGTCACGGTCACGGGGCCCCACCTCGGGTGCGCGCAGACGCTCTTCACCGTCGAGCAGTGGCTCGCCACCGACGCCTCGCCCTACCGCCTGTACGCCGTCGTCGACGAGTGCAAGACGAAGCGGCGGCGGCAGGAGACACACCGCTCGCCGGCCGGCGAGCCCGAGCCCACCGTGACCGCGCTCTAATGGGGAGGCTATAGCTCCTGCCTGTGCCATGCCCGACCAATCCCATCGGATTACGTCCATCTTGTGGAGACGCTGTGTGATTGCGCGATTGATTTCGCTGCCCTGTTTTTGTACGAGGAGGTTCTAGTACGTACGGGGAGAATAAAAACAGCGTTTCTTTCTTCAAGCTCGCGTTTCTGTTGCTGCTGTCCAAGACTCCAAGCCTTCAAGGTCTATCCCATCCCTATCTGAGTTTGACTCAGCTGGTGGGGTGCGGTAAGTTTGGTTATGCGTCTGCATCAGCTCATTGGCCTCTGGATACGGTCACTTGCCACTTGGCATTGATTTCTCCGTGCCTAGCTAGCGTTGATTTGTGATTGCGAAGGCCGTGTCGGCAGACCATGTGTCCATGTACACAGCCTTTGCTTCGGCGCTCGATCAGGACTACTAGTTGACAATAAGGCGCCGTTGGTTTttataatctgtctttttcaacttttttttattaaaatagttttttttttctcataataaatcggttaaaatagtgttttggtttgttttttcagtcaAATGAACGATGCCTAAATTAGCTATTTTTCTACGTTTGTCTCGGCCACCCTTCTATCGATCGAATCATAATGtcagcatgttcgctggttgatttcttggctggtttgggctggctggtgctggtttgttgtgagaggaaaatactgttggctggctggtttgggctggctgaaaccaacaagcgaacagggtgtgtGTCAGGTTAACAGAAATCACGTAGCCTACACTCTTTACCCTGGACCGGCCAAATAAAAAACGACAATGAAAGGACACGGGCGTCCGTCCGATCACGTGTCGGCACTCCGCCTCGCCGTTTCAGTGCACGTCCGCACTCCGTCTTGCTGCTTCAGTctgtttaaaaaaaaaacatcaccGCTCGTCTCCTCTAGCGCGGGGCTGCTCGCCGTAGGCAACGCACCCGCACATCATGGCCTTCTTTAGTATCGCACCCGCATCCATCCCACGCTGCTCCGCGCCCCCATtatccggggggggggggggggggaggcagGGAAAGCCTGCGCGTGCGCCTCCATCCACCTTGTCCATCAGCATCAGCAGGAAGGGGAGGCCTGCGCCTGGGTGTACGCTGGGCCATTGACGTCCACCTGACCAGCGTATGTTTCTAAGTGTTTCacaggtatgttgcaagtatttcatatggatgttgcacaaGTAGATTGAGgatttgcatatgttgcaatcgctatacacgtatgttgcaagcttctgttctgaatgtttcatctgttttctcaaatgtatgttgcaagtgtgtttatttggacgttgcatatgtttcacatatgttgcaagcgtgtttatctagatgttacatatgttttgtaatgacttttcaagtgtttttcatatgtttttgcaagtgtttcagacacatGTTTTAAGTATTTCATCTGTCTCCAGATATATGCTGCAAATATTTCaattggatgtttcaaaagtagatcagatgTTGCATATGTGACATGTTGCAATGGCGCCTGTGGCTGACAGACAGTGGTCTGCCGGAGGGCTTTGGCTCGTACCTCGCGCCTTTCTTGCGCGACGCGCCTTGCCCTCTCCTCTCCGTCCCCTCCCTTCCATTCCATCCGTCTCGCCGTGGCAGTTCGAGCTCGGCAGGGAAACCCTACCGGTGGTGGCCCCGGGTGGGCCGAAGGCGGGGGCGATGCCTGTGAGGTGGCCCCGTAGCAAGCTGAGATCCACGTCATCCGCTCGGTGCGTGCGGAAAACAGAACAGCCGCGGCGTGTCTATCCGAACGTCCAGGTGCTAGTTGTAccgatttttttataaaaaaaaacaggAAAGGGAAGCAGAGGCGCACGCGCGGGTAACCCCCACTAGTTTCAGCCTCAGGGCGTACCGGGGCATCGAGAACCACGCGGAAGCGAAGCTCAACGGCGAGCATGATGTTGTACGGTCGTGATTCTGGGCGACGAGCACgacgagaaaaaaaaaagaaatgatgATCATAGACATCCGGTAAGGTGGTAATAAAGGGGGAAAAAAGAGGATGATAGATTGGGCTGACTTATACCGTAATAATGTTTCACTGTTGCCTGTCGGCCTGTTAACCTGCttcaaaaaaagagaaaaaacggCCCAGACGTAAGTGGGCCAGATGAGACAAGAATGAGGACAACATTAAGAGATCGGCCCATGAACCACCTTGttaacagttttttttttctgtacaGGTGCACGAAGTGCCGAACCTCAAAATTATCTTGGCTGTAAAATTGGCTGAAACTAATCCAGTATATATAGCTGCCAATCATTTAGAAATTATGTTATTTTTTTCCCTACACTTTGTGCATGCCGTTCATCTGGGTTCGGACTTCGAAGTATGAACTCTAACTGGATGACGCTCTTCACACTTCACAGGCTATTTGATACTAGCTTGGAAAGACATGTGTCAGTGCTTCGGTGGGGCCAGCTCGTTAATCGTTTAGGAAAAAGGGTGTCTATATTTGATGTGATTCGAAATTTAACAGTTTGAAGTCGACGAGTTGCAATTGCAACACGAAAATCTAAACATCCACTAATAACTTTCTGCAACATTTGATCCTAGCGCTCATTGTCATCTTATTCTttctgagagagagaaaaaaaaactatcgcAGACACTAGTGTTTATGTATCATGTTTAATTCCTATGTAGCACCCAATATGTCGACTTAAGCAAAATGTAAACTAAATTCACCTgaaatacactaaaatcatttaTATTTGCTAACCATACACCAACAACAAATCATTAGCTAGGTACTCTCTCCGTCATGAAATATAGTGTATCTTGGCATAATATTTTTAGAAAAAAGGAATTTTTATTCCAGTCTCTGCAAGAGTTTTACACACAACCAATTCTTATTACAAATCCAACCTCTTACTGTTTTTTAAGCTctcaaaaagcaaaagcaaacaAAGGAAAATTGATTAAACGCTAAGCGCTAAGCCTTTTCAGGGACGACCATCCATGCTTAGCGAAAATTTCCATAGCGGCAGTCCCCATCATGCGACATGCCCACTTCAGAAAAGGTTTGTCGTTCTTTTGCATGGCGTTCCAAAAATGGGTCCAATAAGTTGCCCTAAAAataacatgcaaataagagtataGTCATTTTTTATTAAAAATCCCTTCGTTTCTAAATAGCCAAATAGACCACAAGATTGCACTTGCCCCCATACAAATTAGAGAGCCCAAGGGTTGGTTTGTTTGTACATCCCACACCCTAAATAAGTCGGTTACGTCTTTTGATGGTTTGAGATTAAAAGCCACTTGGCAGACTCTCCAAACAAATCTAGGCACATGACAACCAAAGAACAAATGCAGGATAGTTTCCTTATTGTCACAAAAACAACATCGGTCGTctccttttcattttctttttttttaaatggtCTTTGGTTAAAATTACCCCTTTTATCAAGAACCAAATAAATATCTTAATTTTAAGTGGCAATTTTAACTTCTATAACAACTTGTTTAAAGGCATAGCAATTTGATTAATTAAGTGTTTATAGTACCTGTCGGTGGGCATCTACAGCCTATTCGTTTggatgtggcttgtcgtaaatgatcgtaaatttccagccggaatagtatttttctctcacacaaaccagccaacagtacttcttcacgaaccagcaacgatatgaaccagccaaccgaacaggctgctaatACCCATGTCCAAATCCACATCCACATCAAACGGGTCGGGTATGGGGAGAAATTATTTTACCCATTAGAAACGGGTAGGTTATGGGTATTATCCACTACTAAGAGGATAAGGGGAGGGTATCATCCGTTTTACCCGTGATCTCGGCCGTGATGGCGCGCACGCGGCGTCCGCGCCTCCGCGGTGCGTGCGTCCGCGTCCAACTGCTTCGCGGACTTCCGCCGCCCGGGGGCGATCGAGGGCACTGCGGGTGCGCGACCGCCTGGCGCTGTCCTACTGCGTGGTGCTGCTGGGCACGGCGACGCCCGAGCTGTCGGCGCCTCGGCGGGGAACCGCACCGGCGGCACCGTGGAGGAGTTCGAATCCGAGCCTGTGGCGGGGGTCCAGATCGTGCTGTCAGCGCCGGGGCGTGGCTGGTGGAGAGGCAGCGCCGCTGGAGGGCTACGGACGCGTGCGATGCGGGTTCCCGTCGTGGGTGTCGGCGGCGGACCGGAGTTGGCAGCAGCTGCAGGTGGTCTCGGTCCCGTACTTGGTGGTGGCCAAACGGGAGCGACGGCATGTGGAGGACGATGATCAAGCCCAGCCGAAACGTCCTCGACTCCGTAGTCCGTACGTAAGCTTGTCTGCTCGTTTCCTCATCGCCGGCGGGTCTTGTATGCGTATCTGTTTTTGAGTTTCGACGATCGGACGAGTGACGACGATCTGCCCTCGATGGATGCATCAAGATTACCAGCGAAGCTATCGTGGGCATCCGGGGCTACAGGACGTCCGTTCTTTGCACGGCGGCTGTGCCCAGcctgcacctttagtcccggtaaaGAGGCCTTCCGGTCTGGCCATgtgccgggaggcctctttagtttTGGTTGGTCTtatcaaccgggattaaaggtttcctttttttgtttctattttcgattgatgattcgttttggttttcgaatatgtATTCTACGCTGttagtaatatacgtattctacacatttataatgttcgaacattttgtacaaactaaagtataaaactaacatatatattacatgcatatacatatattatacgttattttatgtacataatatatatatatatatatatatatatattacaaataaagcttgtattGTATATTCTATTATATCCTTGGGATAATAAATTCACACCATttagtttggcttccatgttttgtTGACGTtattgtagaactcgtcggcggggttgaggacctggtcattaagaaatcctgctatggtctcttgaattgctttcagttggtcacgtcgtgtgactttttccttcaaccatagagtcttcaataaaagttaaaggaaaagtattaatatatatatatatatatatatatatatatata from Miscanthus floridulus cultivar M001 chromosome 11, ASM1932011v1, whole genome shotgun sequence includes these protein-coding regions:
- the LOC136493083 gene encoding PLAT domain-containing protein 3-like, giving the protein MKLKLLSPCLLLAFFAAAAYAAPASRAVAAAVTTAGAGALQSASSDPKNQCVYTVYVRTGSIWKGGTDSTIGVTLLGADGTGIRIRDLAAWGGLMGAGHDYYERGNLDIFSGRGPCMSQAPCAMNLTSDGSGAHHGWYCNYLEVTVTGPHLGCAQTLFTVEQWLATDASPYRLYAVVDECKTKRRRQETHRSPAGEPEPTVTAL